Proteins encoded by one window of Lathyrus oleraceus cultivar Zhongwan6 chromosome 1, CAAS_Psat_ZW6_1.0, whole genome shotgun sequence:
- the LOC127131318 gene encoding uncharacterized protein LOC127131318, with amino-acid sequence MEKMNKAFEKVKMMVGMEVEDEEQQAAALDNENSFAFMDDFNRNCTLTTKQRLYGFAICFATGVTCTLLSMLVFLKPIKFGITFTLGNLLSLGSTAFLIGPKRQVSMMLDPVRIYATAIYIASMIIALFCALYIHNKLLTLLAIILEFGALVWYSLSYIPFARSMVSKIMVSCFDTEF; translated from the exons ATGGAAAAAATGAATAAAGCCTTTGAGAAAGTGAAAATGATGGTAGGAATGGAAGTCGAAGACGAAGAGCAACAAGCTGCAGCATTGGATAACGAAAACTCATTCGCTTTCATGGACGATTTCAACCGTAACTGCACTTTGACTACCAAACAG AGACTTTATGGTTTTGCCATATGCTTTGCTACTGGAGTAACCTGTACACTGTTG TCTATGCTTGTTTTCCTCAAACCAATCAAGTTTGGGATAACTTTCACTCTTGGCAATTTGCTTTCACTTGGAAG CACAGCATTCCTCATAGGTCCTAAAAGGCAAGTATCGATGATGCTTGATCCTGTTCGTATTTATGCAACTGCCATATACATTGCAAGTATGATAATTGCCTTGTTTTGTGCACTTTAT ATTCATAACAAGTTACTTACACTTCTCGCGATTATCTTGGAGTTTGGGGCGTTAGTTTG GTATAGTTTGAGCTACATCCCTTTTGCTAGGTCCATGGTTTCAAAGATCATGGTTTCATGTTTTGACACAGAATTTTAG